The DNA segment GCGCCCTGCGGAAAGCGCCGCTCCACACCTCGAAACTGCCGCCCACACCCACAACCAGCCCGGCCGACAGCTTCGGACGCCACTCGTCCAGCCAAAGCTCTTGGTACGGGCTGCCCATTCCCGCAAGAAGCACTTTCGCGCCGCTGGCGTTTATCCGCTCCACGACCTTCTCGTCAAAGCCGCGGAAATAGCCGTGATGCGCGCCCGCTATGCGGCATCCCGGAAGCGTTTCGCGCAGCTTCGCCGCGGCTGCGTCCGCCACGCCCGGCTTGGAGCCGAGCAGAAAGACGGAGAAATCCCGCTCCCGGCTTTCGCGGACGAGGTCGAACGCGAATTCGATGCCGGGATAAACCTCCACGGCTTCTCCCGCGATGCGCCGCGCGCTCCTTGCGATGCTTTGCCCGTCCGCGATAAGCAGCTCCGCCCTCTCCAGAAGCATCCGAAACCGGACGTCCTGCGCGCCGCGGACGATCATTTCAGCGTTCAGCGTCACGACGTGCGAACTTCGGCCCGAAAGGGCGCATGCCGCGGCCCAGTCAAGGATGTCTTTTCTGGGACCTTTGGCCACCTGCAGGCCGAACAGCGCGACCGTCGCAATCACTTGAAAATGATAGCACAGGGTTCTCCATAGGCCGGTGAACGGTTACATGGGCCGCTCATGCAATTGCAACCAAATATAAAATGCCAGGATTGCCCTGATTGCTAATTCATTACAGCCGCCACCACGCCGTCGCCGCTGGTCGCCATCAGCAGACGGCTTGGAAATTCTGGCATTACATGCAGCGCGAAAATCCTTGAATGCGTCAGCATGCCTCCGAGTTTCGACCAAGTCTGGCCGTTGTCGCCGGAATAGTAGATTCCCGCATCCTGTCCCGACCCGGCTTGGTACATCGAGCTTGAAGCCGCGACAAGCGAGGACGGCGCAGCCGGAAGAGCTGTCACGTCCATTACATACGGCTGGGAAAGCACTTCCGTGAAGACCTGCCCGTCGTCCGATACGGTAAGCCTGCCTTGCGAAATCGAGCCGTCGTACGTCCAGCCCGATACGAACAAGCGCCTGGGAGATCCCGCGAAGGCTATCGAAGCCACGTCGGTTTCCGGGAATCCCGCCGCCTGCGTCCAGGTCGCGCCGGAGTCCGACGAGCGGTACAGCCCGGCAGAAGCTCCGTATTCTCCGAACCAAGTCGAGAGTCCCGCGTAGACTTCGCTGGGGTTTTCCGGATTCGCCTTGAGCGCGAACGCTAGTGATTTTTTTTCCGCGGGAATTCCCGTCGAGATTTCAGTCCAACCGGTTCCGCCGTCGTCCGATTTGTAAATCGTGTCGCCGTGAAACGCGACATAAACAACGTCGGACTGCCGAGTCGGCCCCCAAACAACATCAATCGCCGGTCGACCCGCATTGTCTGCAGACGATGGAGGAGTTATCTCCACTACGGTCTCTCCGCCGTCAACGGAGTGAAACACCTTTGCATTTGCTGTTTCTCTGATGCCGCCGCTCCATGAGGTGGCCGTGAAGTAAAATCGCGACGGATCGGCGGGATTGACAACCACCCGGCCCCCCGCGTCATTGTCTGGGTCAACCCTCTGGCCGGTGTCGTCCGTGTACCACCAGATTTGCTTCCATGTCTGCCCCTGGTCGTCAGAGCGCCAAAGGCCTATGTCCTCGAACGCGCCGTAGAGCGCGCCGCCGCCGCTCTCGATATCGTACGCGTAAACGAGCTCCGCTCCCGTGCCCATCCACCTGTCACCGACCTTTTTTGTGGAAGCCTGGCGCCAGCTCGCGCCGCCGTCGTCGCTCAAAAGAACCGCAACATCGTTGCACGAAATCAATTTCGCCGGATCGGACTTTGATATCGCGATTCCCTCTGGCGAAATCTGCCAATCGGTGGCGTATGTGTCGTTAACCCAGCCTGAAGTCAGGTCCGTCCACGCGCCGTCGTATTTCCATACTCCGCCGCGGAATTCGTGCGTTCGCAAATTCAGGTACAGAATCGAGCTGTCCAGCGGATGCAGCGCCGCCCCCTGAGGCCGAAGCAGCTCCCCCCCCTCCAACCTCGATTTCCTTTGGTATTCCGGGCACCTCCGTCCAAGAAATGCCATCGGTTGAACGGTAAATTCCTCCGCTCCAGTTGGCAACGTCTCCGTCGTCGCCAAGCACATGCAGGATGTACCAAAAATTCTTGGCGGAACCGGTTCCCGTAATCGAAATCCAGTGTCCGTGGTCGTGCGCAAACGGCCCTCCGACCGGAGTAAAGGTGTCGCCGTTGTCCGAAGACTTGAACAATCCCGCACTTGTCGCCGCGTAAAGCTCTCCGGTTTCCGGATCGAAAGCGAGCGAGCTGATCACCGCATCTTCGTTTATCCCTACCGCATCCGCAAGCTCGAAGCTCGTTCCATTGTTCGTCGAACGGTAAACTCCCTGGCCTGTGTCGGGATAGTGCCAGTCGCCGGTGCCGGCGACCACAAGGTTGGGATCAAGGGCGGAGGATGCGACGCAGTCGAAAGGCACATCGCCCGCCGCGGGATTCCACGGCAAGGCCGGCGCGACGGCAGTCCAGGTTTCTCCCGTATCCGCAGATCTGAACAACCCGTTCCAAGCGGCAGCGTAAAAGACCGCGTCGTCAAGCGGATCAGCGAAGATGCCCGAAATGCCGTATGTGCTTGTCGTGAAATCCGGGCCGGTGATACCGCTGTTTACGTGCCTGAAGGTCTGCCCGCCGTCGGTCGTTTTGAATATTCCGCCTACATCCTGGCCCACAAGAAAAACATCGGAGTTCGTATTGTGAAACGCGGCCGAATAGGACGCTCCCCCTCCCCCCGGGCCTAGGCTGGCGAATCCGCCCAACGAGGTCGGCGTACCTCCGATTCCTTTTGAAATTACATTGCTTGGGCCTCCGTAGGAGTCGTCGCTTTCGTCGAACGGAACGACGCGGTAATGGCCGTCGCTCGCCGCGGCAATCAAATGACTGAAAACAATAGCCCCCCCTCCGGTGGGAGCCGATTAAGGGTCGAAGTACGCCGAGTCGATCCAGTCGAATTCAATCCCGTCGTAGCTGTACTCGATGTCGTATCCGCTTACCGTGCCGAGATAATTTATCGCGATACTGGTCACGTCGGATACCCCCACCTCCCCGTTTCCATCTCCGTCTATCAAAACGTCGGCGGCGTCTGGAAACGCCCCCGCGCCGTTGTTGTGTAGAAAGTGCAACGCGATGGGCGTGATATCGGCGACAGAAACTTCACCGCTTTGGTCATAATCGCCCGTGTTTTTATAAGTCCAGGTCAATTCGAACCCTTCCCCAACTTGCGTCCCGGAGAGGTCGGTTACGGTCCCCGCGGCCCCGGTCGGAGCTTTCGAGATTTTTCTTTCGGACAAAAGCCTCCCCGACCCAATCTGCCTGGCCAATTCGCTTTTTAACAATTCCAAGACGGAGTTGTCTCCGCGGAAATCTTCCGCCGGCTCGAACGCAGCGATTTCGGCCAGTATCTCCGCGGTGAATCCCTCCGCGGGTGCTTCCAGCTTTTCCTCGGGAACGCGGCTTTTGGGCTGGCCGCAAGAGAGCAACGCGAACGGCAATGCGATCAGAAACGCGAAAAGGGAATTCCTAAAACCGGCCATTCCAAATCCACCCCGATGTCGTTATTGATAGAACGCGCCGCGGGTACCGCGGGCCGGATAAAGCACCCGGACTGCATTCCCGCAACTGCAAAGTAAATACCCGCCAACCCGCTTTTTGTGCGCGTTTCCGCGGCTTCCGCAGGTTGTAAATTCCCCGCTTACTGCTCCGTTTCCGCGTCCACGACCTGATCCCACTTGTCCGCCCAGTCAAGGCCGTCCGGGAAAATCATCAGGCACTGCGTCTTGCCCCCGACCGTTTTCGGGCGCAGCTGGAACCGCTGAAGCGTGCGGGTCACGCCGACCGCGAAACGCGCGAAGTCGCGCGCGTCCTGCGGCGTCATCCCCTCGAACCCGAGCGAAGGGAGCGCGATTTTGTGGTGCGCGCCGGAGCCGTCCCGGATTTCGGTGGCCGACAGCATCGTCGAGAGTATGTCCCCGTCGCCCATCCAAAGGCAGCCGTAAATCAGCCTCCCGTCGTGGAAATTGATCTGCTTGGACGTGTTCTGGTGCGTGACCACGCTGTAAACTTCCGGAAACGGCGTGCCCGCGCCTTCCTCGAATCCGGCCACCAGAAACTGCGCCTTCGCGTTCGGATGGATGTCGTGAAAGTGCTTTCTAAGCGCCTCCGCCACTTCCTGGACGCTCGACTTCTCGGTGCAGTCGTTGTAAACGCAGTTGCGGATTTCGAAGGAGAGCGGCTGGCCGTCCACCACGTGCTCGCCAATCGCGGCCACGCCCACGCGGTCGTAGAAAGAGAACACTTTCTCCGCCGTGTCGGTGGCAACGGTCAGTATCCTCTGGGGCGGCTCCTTCGGCTCCTGGCCGTGCTCCGGCACTATCGGCCGGCGCTCGAGCTGCATCATCTGGCGGCTGTCGCTCGCAAGGACGATCGCTTCCGGAACGTAAACGCAAATCGCAAAGCTCATTTCCTGTCACTCCCGGCCGCGCCCGCGGCCTCGCCCGCGCGCGGCGTAATTTTCACCTTTGAAATTCTCATACCCTTCATGACAGTAACCTCGATATCGGCATTGTCCAGCCGGAGCACATCGCCCGGAGACGGCAGCCTGCCCAGCCCGTCCATCACCAGCCCGGCGACGGTCTCGTAGCCCTCGCCCTCCGGCAGCCCGCATCCGAGCTCGTGGTTGAGATGGCGCACCGCGGCGATTCCCTGCGCGATAACGCTGCCGTCCGCGTTTTCCGTCCAGAGCAGCCCTGCGGGATCATGCTCGTCCTGGATGTCGCCGAAAACCTCCTCGACCACATCCTCAAGTGTAACAATCCCGGCCGTCCCGCCATGCTCGTCAATAACGACCGCAAAGTGATTGCGTCCGTGCTCGAGCTCCTTGTACAAGCTGAGAATCGGCAATGTCTCGGGGACAAACGGAATATCAGGGCGAAGCCAGCGCGTGACCGGCGAATCGTCCGTCGCCTCCGGGTCAAGCAAAGCGTCTTTCAGCACGACGATGCCGATTATCTGGTCGATGCTGCCTTTGTACACCGGCAGGCGGCTTTTGCCCGAAGCGCGCGCCGCCGAGCAGAGCTCCGCGCGCGTCGCGTCCGCGCCGACCGCGATGACGTCCGGACGCGGCGTCATTATCTCGTGCGCCAGCGTATCGCCGAACTTGAAAATCCGGCGCGCCAGTTCTTTTTCGAAATGCGGGATCGCTTCATGGCCGCGGATCATATGCTCGATTTCCTGCTCCGTCACTTCGCTTTGGGTCACCTTGCCTTTCGTGAACGGCCTG comes from the bacterium genome and includes:
- a CDS encoding HlyC/CorC family transporter, translated to MHGGIGSAPPEGGVGLQILLALVLVLGSAYFVAAETALVALRGSRLKQLEEMGNPRDRFLLRLTRKPSEWLGAVQLGITIVNFVGGAAVIAVIAPIIAPAIEKIAPGYGMAISYVLVTVALTYVFLVFGELVPKMLAIVFPERISRLSAPLLVFFIWITYPFVWLISVSTLLFSRPFTKGKVTQSEVTEQEIEHMIRGHEAIPHFEKELARRIFKFGDTLAHEIMTPRPDVIAVGADATRAELCSAARASGKSRLPVYKGSIDQIIGIVVLKDALLDPEATDDSPVTRWLRPDIPFVPETLPILSLYKELEHGRNHFAVVIDEHGGTAGIVTLEDVVEEVFGDIQDEHDPAGLLWTENADGSVIAQGIAAVRHLNHELGCGLPEGEGYETVAGLVMDGLGRLPSPGDVLRLDNADIEVTVMKGMRISKVKITPRAGEAAGAAGSDRK
- a CDS encoding WecB/TagA/CpsF family glycosyltransferase, which encodes MIATVALFGLQVAKGPRKDILDWAAACALSGRSSHVVTLNAEMIVRGAQDVRFRMLLERAELLIADGQSIARSARRIAGEAVEVYPGIEFAFDLVRESRERDFSVFLLGSKPGVADAAAAKLRETLPGCRIAGAHHGYFRGFDEKVVERINASGAKVLLAGMGSPYQELWLDEWRPKLSAGLVVGVGGSFEVWSGAFRRAPGWINAAGLEWLYRAMLDPRRIARLEFIPHYLSMERDEAFRAKFDAGGKR